CAGCGGGGCGATCTTCTCATCCAGCGTATCCAGCACGGTCTGGAACTTGGGGCCCATGATGGCGGCGTGGCGCTTCATCAGCTCCAGGGTGTGCTCCTTGTCCTTGAGATACTTCACGTGGCGCAGCTGGTTCACCTTGTCATAGCTGATGATCTGAACACCGATCAGCTTGGAGAGATAGCTGATGTTGGCCTCGCTGGACGCCATGACGGACATGCCCGCTCCGGGCAGAGTGATCTTGGAGGTGGAGGCAAACTCGAACACCATGTCGGCGTTGCCCGCCTTCTCGCACTCCTCCAAAATGTTCAGGAAGGGAACGAACTCCCCAAAAAACTCATGGACGCAGTAGGCGTTGTCCCACATCACCAGGAAGTCGGGAGCCGCGCACTTCAGGGCGGCAATGCGGCGGATGGTGGCGTCGGAGTAGATGACGCCGTCGGGGTTGGAGTACTTGGGCACGTTCCACATGCCCTTGACGGCCGGATCCTTCACCATCTCCTCCACCAGGTCCATGTCGGGGCCTTCGTCGGTCATGGGTACGGAGATCATCTCAAAGCCGAAGGACTCGGTGACCTTGAAGTGGCGGTCATAGCCGGGCACGGGGCACAGCCACTTGATCTTCTCCTCCCGGCACCAGGGACGCGGGGAATGCAGTAAGCCGTGGGTGTACGCCTTGGAAATGAGGTCGTACATCAGCTGCAGGCTGGCGCTGCCGCCCACAAAGGTCTGCTCCGCCCGCACGTTCA
This window of the Dysosmobacter acutus genome carries:
- a CDS encoding aminotransferase class I/II-fold pyridoxal phosphate-dependent enzyme, translating into MSKEELKREYEAVSSEFSALCEKDLKLNMARGKPSKAQLDMVSDIFNVLTKPEDFISDGVDARNYGNLEGLSAARRYWADMLNVRAEQTFVGGSASLQLMYDLISKAYTHGLLHSPRPWCREEKIKWLCPVPGYDRHFKVTESFGFEMISVPMTDEGPDMDLVEEMVKDPAVKGMWNVPKYSNPDGVIYSDATIRRIAALKCAAPDFLVMWDNAYCVHEFFGEFVPFLNILEECEKAGNADMVFEFASTSKITLPGAGMSVMASSEANISYLSKLIGVQIISYDKVNQLRHVKYLKDKEHTLELMKRHAAIMGPKFQTVLDTLDEKIAPLEIARWKRPKGGYFVSFYAMPGTARRTLELCKQAGVTMTGAGATYPYGKDPEDSNIRIAPSLPPVSELEQALEVFCVCLRMATLEKLMA